Below is a genomic region from Deltaproteobacteria bacterium.
AACTTCCTTCACATCGTCCCGGAGACGCCGTTCCTGCGGATCGACGAGATCCGGGCGCTGCAGGAGGAGCTGTCCCTCAAGGCGTTCTCCGACCGCCCCCGCGCGGCCATCCTGTGCCCCGCCGACCGGATGACGCCGCAGGCGGCCAACGCGCTCCTGAAAACGCTCGAGGAACCTCCCCCGGCGACGCACCTGATCCTGGTCGCCCACCGCGCCGCGGGGATGATGCCCACGATCGTCTCCCGCTGCCAGCGGATCCCGTTCTTCCCGCTCTCCCCGGAAGAGGCGGCCGGCATCCTGTCCCGCCATCCCGACGCGGGCCCGTCGTACCCTCCGGCCGTGCTGCGCCTCGCCGCCGCGATCTCCGGGGGGAGCCCCGGACGCGCGCTGACGCTCCTGCCCGGACTCGCGGAGGAGCGCGGCGCCTGGCTCTCCCTCCTCGCGAAGCTGATCCCCCAGGACGCGTCGGACCTCGCCGCCACGTGGAAGGGGGAAGGCGACGCCCCCGGGCGGCTTGCCGCCCCGTTGTCGCTGGTCCGGGATCTGACCCTCTTATCTTCGGGGGGCGGAGCGGATATAATGAACGCCGATCTGCGGGAACCGTTGTCCGCGGCGGCGGCGCGGCCGCCCGCGGGGGGGTGGAGCCGGGCGTTCCGGACGCTCCTCACGATCTCCCGCATGCCTCCCCAGCCGCAGAAGCGGCTGATGCTGGAGGCGTTTTTCTTCGGGCTGCGCGGAAAGGGATGACTCCGGGTCATGGACATCGCGGGAATCCGCCTTCGGGGCGTGTGCAAGACGTTCCACTTCGACTGCACCGGCGTGCCGCTCTCGAAGGGCGACTACGCGGTGGTGCAGACGGAGCGCGGGGTCGCGCTGGGCGAGGTCGTCCAGCGGATCG
It encodes:
- a CDS encoding DNA polymerase III subunit delta' — encoded protein: NFLHIVPETPFLRIDEIRALQEELSLKAFSDRPRAAILCPADRMTPQAANALLKTLEEPPPATHLILVAHRAAGMMPTIVSRCQRIPFFPLSPEEAAGILSRHPDAGPSYPPAVLRLAAAISGGSPGRALTLLPGLAEERGAWLSLLAKLIPQDASDLAATWKGEGDAPGRLAAPLSLVRDLTLLSSGGGADIMNADLREPLSAAAARPPAGGWSRAFRTLLTISRMPPQPQKRLMLEAFFFGLRGKG